Part of the Anopheles gambiae chromosome 3, idAnoGambNW_F1_1, whole genome shotgun sequence genome is shown below.
acaacATGCAGAACGCAGAAGATTTGTTCTGCTTCCCTTACCCTGCTAACCACCTATCACTACACCTTTTTTACCCCCTtaacccacacatacacataaacacaacacacactactCATCACCCTTGAGCAGTTCCTCGAAGATGTTCACCTTCCCGGGCGGCCGGCGCGAGTACGGTTGCTCCAGCGAGTTCCGGTACTCGGTCAGCATCGGCAGCTTCAGCAGCCGGTCGGGACAGTTGCGCAGCAGGTACAGCCAGCACGGCAGATTGCCCCCCTCAATGCCGACATTAATATCCTCGACCTGCCGATCGTACAGCTTCCGGTAGTCCTCCAGCACGTCCAGCTGCTCGAACAACGGATCGTCCACCTCGTAGATCTCGCCCGTTACGTAACTGCCGGTGCCCGGTTTGTCCAGCAGGAAGGGAATGTTGTACCGGGTGGCGACGATCAGCGGGAACCGCCGGTTCGTCGAGCCCTTGCAGATGAACTTGGCGTACCCGTTGTCGGCATTGGCCAGCAGATGGTGGTTCGGTTCGCCGCGCTTCAGCGTACCGTACACAAACACCCGGCGCAGTGCTCTCTGGGCCATTCTTGCACGTTCGCTGTCGGATGTGTTTGCA
Proteins encoded:
- the LOC133393605 gene encoding troponin C-akin-1 protein-like, producing the protein MAQRALRRVFVYGTLKRGEPNHHLLANADNGYAKFICKGSTNRRFPLIVATRYNIPFLLDKPGTGSYVTGEIYEVDDPLFEQLDVLEDYRKLYDRQVEDINVGIEGGNLPCWLYLLRNCPDRLLKLPMLTEYRNSLEQPYSRRPPGKVNIFEELLKGDE